A region from the Ktedonobacterales bacterium genome encodes:
- a CDS encoding DUF4097 family beta strand repeat-containing protein produces MNNHEPGFADPAASYGDRRPINTDPREQPGFAFPAANLDPREQPRWQPMPAPIMARPPRQGRSPWAWMGVSVLILVIIFGGLASASVLLTHIITNSRTFTVGAQPTLRLSSNSGDIHIVSGPSQTISITARQRVFWGDNDPLPVHYQQTDANTLTVTVDERPTFSFLFSYNNGIDFDVTVPSQTSLEVHTDSGDITSTGVNGQIALTASSGDITTNGGSGQITLTTSSGDIEASNINGQMRLTTSSGDITAANANARGNSTFQTSSGDISFNGSLEPDGSYGFQASSGDIDLTLPNDAAFQVQATTDSGDISSDFSGVNVFPGSSGAVANGSVGSAPYARITIQASSGDIYLHKA; encoded by the coding sequence ATGAACAACCACGAGCCGGGCTTCGCAGACCCCGCAGCATCCTACGGGGACCGCCGCCCGATCAATACCGACCCACGCGAGCAGCCGGGCTTCGCGTTCCCCGCAGCGAATCTCGACCCACGCGAGCAGCCCCGATGGCAACCCATGCCCGCCCCCATCATGGCGCGCCCGCCCCGCCAGGGCCGCAGCCCCTGGGCCTGGATGGGCGTCAGCGTCCTCATCCTGGTGATCATCTTCGGTGGCCTGGCATCCGCCTCCGTCTTGCTGACCCACATAATCACCAACAGCAGAACCTTCACAGTAGGCGCTCAGCCCACACTGCGCCTCTCCTCCAACTCTGGCGATATCCACATCGTCAGCGGCCCGTCTCAAACGATCAGCATCACAGCGCGCCAGCGCGTCTTTTGGGGGGACAACGATCCCCTACCCGTTCACTACCAGCAGACCGATGCCAACACCCTGACAGTCACCGTAGATGAGCGGCCCACCTTTTCTTTCTTGTTTTCCTACAACAACGGCATTGACTTCGACGTAACCGTTCCCAGCCAGACCTCCCTGGAGGTCCACACCGACAGCGGCGACATCACCTCCACAGGTGTCAACGGCCAGATAGCCTTGACAGCCAGCAGCGGCGACATCACCACGAACGGCGGCAGCGGCCAGATCACCCTCACCACCAGCAGCGGCGACATCGAAGCCAGCAACATCAACGGACAAATGCGGCTCACCACCAGCAGCGGCGACATCACCGCCGCCAATGCCAACGCCCGTGGAAACTCGACGTTCCAGACCAGCAGCGGTGACATCTCCTTCAACGGCTCGCTCGAACCCGATGGAAGTTACGGTTTCCAGGCCAGCAGCGGCGACATTGACCTTACCCTGCCGAACGACGCCGCGTTTCAAGTGCAGGCAACCACCGACAGCGGCGACATCAGTTCCGATTTCTCAGGGGTGAACGTCTTCCCTGGCAGCAGCGGCGCGGTGGCAAACGGCAGCGTCGGCAGCGCACCCTACGCCCGCATCACCATCCAGGCCAGCAGCGGCGACATCTACCTCCACAAAGCGTAA
- a CDS encoding PfkB family carbohydrate kinase — translation MSEAPADLTAPPDFLVIGHVTKDLRPDGSFTIGGAATFASLTAQRLGLRAGIVTSASPDLLKRLPDALPGIAVAAVPAPQSTTFENIYEGEHRRQYLRGRAAPLRPEHLPPAWRRARIALLGPLAQEVAPEFASSFTDTLLGAIPQGWLRQWGADGLVSPTTWTAAPQVLPHLHVLILSREDLIAHNRGNGQQEQIDALLNAWARLTPLLALTEGSRGATLYHADTNRHFRAFPTTEVDPTGAGDVFAAAFLIQYALGQDPHAAMRFANCVASFVVEQPGAAGIPTPAQVTARLRRSQPNE, via the coding sequence GTGTCTGAAGCCCCCGCCGACCTCACTGCCCCGCCTGATTTCCTCGTCATCGGCCACGTCACCAAAGACCTGCGGCCAGATGGCAGCTTCACCATCGGCGGCGCCGCCACCTTTGCCTCGCTCACCGCGCAGCGCCTGGGCCTGCGCGCGGGCATCGTCACCAGCGCCTCTCCTGACCTCCTGAAGCGGCTGCCAGACGCCTTGCCTGGGATCGCCGTAGCAGCGGTTCCCGCGCCCCAATCCACCACCTTTGAGAACATCTATGAAGGCGAACATCGCCGCCAATACCTTCGCGGGCGCGCCGCGCCCCTGCGACCGGAACATCTGCCCCCAGCCTGGCGGCGCGCCCGCATCGCCCTGCTTGGCCCGCTGGCCCAGGAAGTAGCCCCGGAGTTCGCCTCCAGCTTCACAGACACGCTCCTGGGGGCCATCCCCCAGGGCTGGCTGCGTCAGTGGGGCGCCGATGGCCTCGTCTCGCCCACCACCTGGACCGCCGCGCCCCAGGTGCTGCCCCATCTCCACGTCCTCATCCTCAGCCGCGAAGATTTGATCGCCCACAACCGGGGCAATGGGCAGCAGGAGCAAATTGACGCCCTCCTCAACGCCTGGGCGCGCCTCACACCCCTGCTCGCGCTGACCGAAGGCTCCAGGGGCGCGACCCTCTACCACGCCGACACCAACCGCCATTTCCGCGCCTTCCCAACCACCGAAGTAGACCCGACCGGGGCTGGCGATGTCTTCGCCGCCGCCTTCCTCATCCAATACGCCCTCGGTCAAGACCCCCACGCCGCCATGCGCTTTGCCAACTGCGTCGCCTCCTTTGTCGTCGAACAGCCCGGCGCAGCAGGCATCCCCACACCAGCGCAGGTGACAGCGCGCCTGCGCCGCAGCCAGCCTAACGAATGA
- a CDS encoding nucleotidyltransferase domain-containing protein, which translates to MSQKISQKRAQLYLREYPRLLQKVGKLRELVREQDPNVALLALFGSIARLEPRDLSDIDLVILLHEQRWLARDRRSRSLFVRLLGEAEDVPDEEQCGWPFTGVVGNPQGSDIDSEFLENIGAHGVLLYQQEGVALPPALAGLQPFDAWLKRVNALLAECERAIASKSLPGNIPA; encoded by the coding sequence ATGAGTCAGAAAATAAGTCAGAAGCGCGCACAGCTTTATTTGCGCGAGTATCCGCGCTTGCTTCAGAAGGTAGGAAAATTAAGAGAACTGGTGCGTGAGCAAGACCCTAACGTCGCACTCCTGGCTCTCTTTGGCTCTATAGCGCGCCTTGAACCAAGGGATTTGAGTGATATTGATCTGGTGATCCTGCTGCACGAACAGCGGTGGCTGGCGCGCGATAGAAGAAGCAGGTCGTTGTTTGTTCGACTCCTTGGCGAAGCTGAAGACGTACCTGATGAGGAACAGTGCGGCTGGCCGTTCACAGGGGTGGTGGGCAATCCACAGGGCAGCGACATTGATTCCGAGTTCCTGGAGAACATCGGCGCGCATGGCGTGCTGCTCTACCAGCAAGAAGGTGTCGCCCTCCCGCCAGCCCTGGCGGGCCTCCAGCCATTCGATGCCTGGCTGAAGCGCGTAAACGCCCTGCTGGCCGAATGCGAACGAGCGATAGCCAGCAAATCTTTGCCCGGGAATATACCAGCTTGA
- a CDS encoding HepT-like ribonuclease domain-containing protein, with the protein MNLFEKQAKLNQLFTQNPVNAAYLAGSLTGRATFGHLTDVDIAVLLMEQIKSDQFLDYQLYLFTELAKRLESDTIDVVILNQASLLLKLQVIKYGQILYCRDEKKRVAFETRAVMDYLDFKRMDEMQRDALAKRLHASRPVDRESLRTQTERLRAALGHLGELGEVEREAFVGDFRLYGLAERYLLLALEACLQACNVLVASLGLRRPEGYQDLLGVVATEGLIPRPLAYRLEALTNLREALLSEPDTLDHALLYDHVKERLAALEEFAEEMETLCKE; encoded by the coding sequence ATGAACCTGTTCGAGAAGCAAGCGAAGCTCAATCAATTGTTCACGCAAAATCCGGTCAATGCGGCGTATCTGGCGGGGTCGCTGACGGGGCGCGCTACGTTCGGGCATCTGACTGATGTGGATATTGCGGTTCTTTTGATGGAGCAGATCAAGTCGGACCAGTTTCTGGACTATCAACTCTATCTGTTCACTGAGCTTGCCAAGCGCCTGGAGTCGGATACGATTGATGTGGTGATCTTGAACCAGGCGTCGCTGTTGCTGAAGCTCCAGGTGATTAAATACGGCCAGATCCTCTACTGCCGCGATGAGAAGAAGCGGGTGGCGTTTGAGACGAGGGCGGTGATGGATTACCTGGACTTCAAGCGGATGGATGAGATGCAGCGTGACGCGCTGGCGAAGCGGCTGCATGCCAGCAGGCCGGTGGACCGCGAAAGCCTGCGCACTCAGACGGAGCGCCTGCGGGCGGCGCTGGGGCATCTGGGCGAACTGGGCGAGGTGGAGCGAGAGGCGTTTGTCGGTGATTTCAGGCTGTATGGACTGGCGGAGCGTTATCTGCTGCTGGCGCTTGAGGCGTGTTTGCAGGCATGCAATGTGCTGGTGGCGTCGCTGGGGCTGCGTCGGCCAGAGGGGTATCAGGATTTGCTGGGGGTGGTGGCGACAGAGGGACTTATTCCGCGCCCGCTGGCCTATCGTCTGGAGGCGCTGACGAATCTGCGCGAGGCGCTGCTCTCTGAGCCGGATACGCTGGACCATGCTTTGCTTTACGATCATGTGAAGGAGCGTCTTGCCGCGCTCGAAGAGTTTGCTGAGGAGATGGAAACGCTGTGCAAGGAGTGA
- a CDS encoding methylmalonyl-CoA mutase family protein, with product MSNENAAEAWRENVYKKAIQKTPERQQEFTTTSASGIEVQPLYTQADLDTRGFDPQTHLGFPGQYPYTRGVQPTMYRSRFWTMRQYAGYATAEESNRRYHYLLEQGTTGLSVAFDLPTQMGYDADHSLAEGEVGKVGVSISSLEDMETLFQGIPLARVSTSMTINSTAAILLSLYIAVAKRQGADLRGLHGTVQNDILKEYAARGTYIYPPQPSMRIITDLFQYCAENVPQWNVISISGYHIREAGSTAAQEIGFTLSNGIAYAQAAVNAGLNVDTFAGQLSFFFNAHNNLLEEVAKFRAARRMWARIMRERFGAQDPRSWLLRFHTQTAGSTLTAQQPDNNIVRTAYQALAAVLGGTQSLHTNSKDEALGLPTAEAVQIALRTQQILAYETSVTDTIDPLAGSYYIESLTDELEQRAWDYIHKIDDLGGSVRAIEIGYMQGEIEEAAYQFQKDLEAEKRVIVGVNKFQVTEDIRPDVLRVDPAIGRRQAQKLAVLRLRRDNAAASAALAALEDAARGTANLLPRILAAVEAWATLGEISDTLRRVFGEQQEHAAL from the coding sequence ATGAGCAACGAAAACGCAGCCGAAGCCTGGCGCGAAAACGTCTATAAGAAAGCCATCCAGAAGACCCCTGAGCGCCAGCAGGAGTTCACCACCACCTCCGCCTCCGGCATCGAGGTCCAGCCGCTCTATACCCAGGCCGACCTGGACACGCGCGGCTTCGACCCGCAAACACACCTTGGCTTTCCCGGCCAGTATCCCTACACGCGCGGCGTCCAGCCCACCATGTATCGCAGCCGCTTCTGGACCATGCGCCAGTACGCCGGTTACGCCACCGCCGAAGAATCCAACCGGCGCTACCACTACCTGCTGGAGCAAGGCACAACCGGCCTCTCCGTCGCCTTCGACCTCCCCACACAGATGGGCTACGACGCCGATCACTCCCTGGCCGAAGGCGAAGTCGGCAAAGTCGGCGTCTCCATCTCCAGCCTCGAAGACATGGAAACCCTCTTCCAGGGCATCCCCCTCGCGCGGGTCAGCACCTCCATGACCATCAACAGCACCGCCGCCATCCTGCTCTCGCTCTATATCGCCGTCGCCAAACGCCAGGGCGCAGACCTGCGCGGGCTGCATGGCACCGTCCAGAACGACATCCTCAAAGAATACGCCGCGCGCGGCACCTACATCTATCCACCGCAGCCCTCCATGCGCATCATCACCGACCTCTTCCAATACTGCGCCGAAAACGTCCCCCAGTGGAACGTCATCAGCATCAGCGGCTATCATATCCGCGAAGCCGGGTCCACCGCCGCGCAAGAGATCGGCTTCACCCTCTCCAACGGCATCGCCTACGCCCAGGCCGCCGTCAACGCCGGGCTGAACGTTGATACCTTCGCCGGGCAGCTCTCCTTCTTCTTCAACGCCCACAACAACCTGCTCGAAGAAGTCGCCAAGTTCCGCGCCGCCCGCCGCATGTGGGCCAGGATCATGCGCGAGCGTTTCGGCGCGCAAGACCCGCGCTCCTGGCTGCTGCGCTTCCACACGCAGACCGCCGGTTCCACCCTCACCGCCCAGCAGCCCGATAACAACATCGTGCGCACCGCCTATCAGGCGCTGGCCGCCGTCCTGGGCGGTACCCAATCGCTGCACACCAACTCCAAAGACGAAGCCCTCGGCCTGCCCACCGCAGAAGCCGTCCAGATCGCCCTGCGCACCCAGCAAATCCTCGCCTACGAAACCAGCGTCACCGACACCATTGACCCGCTGGCCGGCTCCTACTACATCGAATCGCTGACCGACGAACTGGAGCAGCGCGCCTGGGACTACATCCACAAGATTGACGACCTCGGCGGCAGCGTGCGCGCCATCGAGATTGGCTATATGCAGGGCGAAATCGAAGAAGCCGCCTATCAGTTCCAAAAAGACCTCGAAGCCGAGAAGCGCGTCATCGTCGGCGTCAACAAGTTCCAGGTCACAGAAGACATTCGCCCCGACGTACTGCGCGTGGACCCCGCCATTGGCCGCCGCCAGGCCCAGAAACTCGCCGTTCTGCGCCTGCGCCGCGACAACGCCGCCGCCAGCGCCGCCCTGGCCGCCCTGGAAGACGCCGCGCGCGGCACAGCCAACCTGCTCCCGCGCATCCTCGCCGCCGTCGAAGCCTGGGCCACCCTCGGCGAAATCAGCGACACTCTGCGCCGCGTCTTTGGCGAGCAGCAAGAACACGCCGCCCTGTAA
- a CDS encoding DUF5615 family PIN-like protein produces MPPVSSWAFLVDENMSVTLSLRLQAAGYLAEHVYDVGLQGRLDASVFTYAQAHHQTIITGDLDFANIREYKPPHFGIIVVRLPNETPLVERIQQVLNALATLSGQNLANTLVIVEKGRIRIHR; encoded by the coding sequence ATGCCACCAGTGAGTAGCTGGGCATTTCTCGTTGATGAGAACATGTCGGTAACACTTTCTTTAAGGTTGCAGGCCGCTGGATACCTGGCTGAACACGTCTATGATGTAGGGCTGCAAGGTCGTCTTGATGCATCTGTATTCACTTATGCACAAGCGCATCATCAAACAATTATCACAGGCGATCTTGATTTTGCTAACATTAGAGAATACAAGCCGCCTCACTTTGGCATTATAGTGGTGCGACTCCCAAACGAGACTCCACTAGTTGAACGTATTCAGCAAGTCTTGAATGCCCTTGCCACACTCTCTGGGCAAAACCTGGCGAATACCCTGGTCATTGTAGAGAAAGGGCGCATCCGTATCCATCGCTAA
- a CDS encoding DUF433 domain-containing protein produces the protein MQPVELYPGISSHQGILGGKPVITGTRVPVDLVLGQLASGMSQEEVTYEYHLTLEQVRAALGYAARRLSEEVVYATSE, from the coding sequence ATGCAACCAGTTGAACTGTATCCAGGAATTAGCTCTCATCAAGGAATCCTGGGAGGCAAGCCGGTCATCACCGGAACCAGAGTTCCGGTTGATCTGGTGCTGGGCCAGCTTGCCAGTGGGATGAGTCAGGAAGAAGTTACCTACGAATACCACCTGACTCTCGAACAGGTTCGTGCGGCCCTTGGTTATGCAGCCAGGCGGCTGTCCGAGGAAGTGGTATATGCCACCAGTGAGTAG
- a CDS encoding arylamine N-acetyltransferase: MQPNALHLTAYKDYLHRIDFSAPQNADAPEPSLATLQALHSSHLLAVPFENLSIHYGQPIILQETALFDKLVSRQRGGFCYELNGLFAWLLRRLGFQVALLSAGVARADGSFGPEYDHLTLLVHQLSGADWLADVGFGDLFRQPLRFEAGLEQKDTDGYIYRLLREEQQSDANTPRDYWVLQRLSEETWESQYRFTLQPHLLNDFAARCHFHQTSPESSFTQKRVCSLATPMGRITLSDLLLIRTVQGKKTERLLRSEAEYREMLAARFGIVI; encoded by the coding sequence ATGCAACCGAACGCATTACACCTCACAGCCTATAAAGACTACCTGCATCGCATTGATTTCTCGGCCCCACAGAATGCGGATGCGCCAGAGCCATCCCTGGCAACCTTGCAAGCCTTGCATAGCAGCCATCTGCTGGCCGTCCCCTTTGAGAATCTCTCCATTCACTACGGGCAACCGATCATCCTGCAAGAAACCGCGCTGTTCGACAAACTTGTCAGTCGGCAGCGCGGCGGCTTCTGCTATGAACTCAACGGCCTCTTTGCCTGGCTGCTCCGGCGCCTGGGCTTCCAGGTGGCACTGCTCTCTGCTGGAGTCGCCCGCGCCGATGGCAGCTTCGGCCCTGAGTATGACCATCTGACGTTATTGGTACACCAGCTCTCCGGCGCAGACTGGCTGGCCGACGTAGGCTTCGGTGATTTGTTTCGGCAGCCGCTGCGCTTTGAGGCCGGGTTGGAGCAGAAAGATACCGATGGATACATCTATCGCCTGCTGCGGGAAGAACAGCAGAGCGACGCTAACACGCCGCGCGACTACTGGGTTTTGCAGCGATTGAGCGAGGAAACATGGGAATCGCAGTATCGTTTCACCTTACAGCCACATCTCCTGAACGACTTCGCTGCTCGCTGTCACTTCCACCAGACCTCGCCTGAGTCGTCTTTCACCCAAAAACGGGTCTGCTCGCTGGCAACGCCAATGGGGCGCATTACGCTCAGCGATCTGTTGCTGATTCGGACCGTTCAGGGGAAAAAGACAGAGCGGCTGTTACGCTCTGAAGCAGAGTATCGGGAAATGCTGGCCGCGCGTTTTGGAATTGTTATTTAA
- a CDS encoding DUF1349 domain-containing protein → MDWYHEPPSWRIDGDTLTLTTAPQTDFWRAHTGEVHANGHFYAQPITGDFRAQVKVTGSYHSLYDQAGLMLQLDEANWLKCGIEFYQGRQHVSAVVTRHYSDWSLTPLPADPAALWLSLKREGAFIEILYALDGTTYHLLRHGYFPATERGLAGVMAASPKGPGFEARFKGLSIT, encoded by the coding sequence TTGGACTGGTATCACGAGCCGCCATCCTGGCGCATAGATGGCGATACCCTGACGCTGACCACAGCGCCTCAGACCGACTTCTGGCGCGCCCACACTGGCGAAGTCCACGCCAACGGTCACTTCTACGCCCAGCCCATAACCGGCGACTTCCGCGCGCAGGTCAAAGTCACCGGCAGCTACCACAGCCTCTACGATCAGGCCGGGCTGATGCTGCAACTGGACGAAGCCAACTGGCTCAAGTGCGGCATCGAGTTCTACCAGGGCAGGCAGCACGTCAGCGCCGTCGTCACCCGCCACTACTCAGACTGGTCGCTGACACCCCTGCCCGCAGACCCCGCCGCGCTCTGGCTGAGCCTGAAGCGGGAGGGCGCTTTCATCGAAATCCTCTACGCCCTCGACGGCACAACCTATCACCTGCTGCGACACGGCTACTTCCCCGCGACAGAGCGCGGGCTGGCAGGCGTCATGGCGGCCTCTCCCAAAGGGCCAGGCTTCGAGGCCCGCTTCAAGGGCCTCAGCATCACTTAG
- a CDS encoding DUF5946 family protein produces METNNQCPECGAAWRNNLTCQDHFHQMLAWEAEYPDKTLAGHHLMVLCYHLQHPHLYSPQGLEQAKQLLVAFVEQGATPDEMRRRQRGTVDSGKRAWKIKGTPTSYGAYARPIQWPTTAADITAAGVDAYLDNVQAWARSVVEALKTSGN; encoded by the coding sequence ATGGAAACAAACAACCAATGCCCCGAATGTGGCGCAGCCTGGCGCAACAACCTGACCTGCCAGGACCACTTTCACCAGATGCTCGCCTGGGAAGCCGAATATCCCGACAAAACATTGGCCGGGCATCATCTCATGGTCCTGTGCTATCACCTGCAACACCCGCATCTCTACTCCCCGCAAGGGCTTGAGCAGGCGAAACAGCTTTTAGTCGCATTTGTGGAACAGGGCGCGACGCCGGATGAAATGCGTCGGCGGCAGCGCGGCACAGTAGATTCTGGCAAGCGCGCCTGGAAAATCAAGGGAACGCCCACATCTTACGGCGCGTATGCCCGCCCTATCCAGTGGCCGACCACCGCCGCTGATATAACAGCCGCAGGGGTAGACGCCTATCTCGATAACGTCCAGGCATGGGCGCGTTCAGTAGTAGAGGCTCTCAAAACCTCTGGTAATTGA
- a CDS encoding NAD(P)-dependent oxidoreductase gives MRILITASSGQLGAEIARQLSSEHQIIGLDLLPGAWTNQIGSVTDRDLVFALAKEADAIIHTASLHARHLLEGVSKQAFINTNISGTLHLLEAAIQAGIRRFVYTSTTSVYGFALVPTDRAVWVTEDLTPRPRDIYDITKLAAEELCRHFALAQGLPVICLRTARFYSEPPERLGAYRLYRGVDVRDAAAAHALAVANQEIAFDLFNIAARSPLQEADTPALWRIAPTILSQRVPGIAELYAARGWSLPERIDRVYVIARAEQRLGYRPRHNFREYMQSL, from the coding sequence ATGCGCATCTTGATTACCGCAAGCTCCGGCCAGTTAGGCGCAGAAATCGCCCGCCAGCTTTCCAGCGAACACCAGATCATCGGCCTCGACCTCCTCCCCGGAGCCTGGACAAACCAGATTGGCAGCGTCACTGACCGCGATCTCGTCTTTGCCCTGGCGAAAGAAGCCGACGCCATCATCCATACCGCCTCGCTGCACGCCCGCCATCTACTCGAAGGCGTCTCCAAACAGGCGTTCATCAACACCAACATCAGCGGAACGCTGCATCTGCTGGAAGCGGCCATACAGGCAGGTATCCGGCGCTTTGTCTACACCAGCACCACTTCCGTCTATGGCTTCGCCCTCGTCCCAACAGACAGAGCCGTCTGGGTCACAGAAGACCTCACCCCGCGCCCACGCGACATCTACGACATCACCAAGCTTGCCGCCGAAGAACTCTGCCGCCATTTCGCCCTGGCGCAAGGGCTGCCCGTCATCTGCCTGCGCACCGCCCGCTTCTACTCGGAGCCGCCGGAACGCCTCGGCGCCTATCGCCTCTATCGCGGCGTAGATGTCCGCGACGCAGCGGCAGCCCACGCCCTGGCCGTCGCCAACCAGGAGATCGCCTTCGACCTCTTCAACATCGCGGCGCGCTCCCCCCTGCAAGAAGCCGACACGCCCGCTCTCTGGCGCATTGCCCCCACCATCCTCAGCCAGCGCGTGCCAGGGATAGCAGAACTCTACGCCGCGCGCGGCTGGTCCCTGCCAGAGCGCATTGATCGCGTCTATGTCATCGCTCGCGCCGAACAACGCCTGGGCTATCGGCCCCGCCACAACTTCAGGGAATATATGCAAAGCCTCTGA
- a CDS encoding alpha/beta hydrolase produces the protein MSENQSMIHHDLHVNGITLHYATWGEFTRPERAVLLVHGLTASSQSWGAFAPHLAAQGWYAIAPDLRGRGLSDKPPHGIGIPYHVNDLLALCDALSLPAVHFIGHSLGVFIGLFFAGIHPQRVNRLLLVDAGGRVPADALQTIAASLSRLGQVYPSLDDYLESRRQTPIHDWNPLWEAYYRYDAEVHPDGTVTSRVSKAAIDEEIIVNATINADVLLPRIQAPTLITRATVGTLAPDQGFILTPDEAERVRSAIPNCRLADIPGVNHYTITLSEVFTREALTFIEG, from the coding sequence ATGAGCGAGAACCAATCTATGATTCACCACGACCTGCACGTCAACGGCATCACCCTCCACTACGCCACCTGGGGCGAGTTCACCCGGCCAGAGCGCGCCGTCCTGCTCGTGCATGGCCTCACCGCCAGCAGCCAGTCCTGGGGCGCATTTGCCCCCCACCTCGCAGCACAGGGCTGGTATGCCATCGCGCCCGACCTGCGCGGGCGTGGCCTCAGCGACAAGCCGCCTCACGGCATCGGCATCCCCTATCACGTCAACGACCTGCTCGCGCTCTGCGACGCCCTCAGCCTGCCAGCCGTCCACTTCATCGGGCATTCGTTGGGCGTATTCATCGGCCTCTTCTTTGCTGGCATCCATCCCCAGCGCGTCAACAGGCTCCTCCTCGTGGATGCTGGCGGCAGAGTCCCCGCCGACGCCCTTCAGACCATCGCCGCCTCGCTCAGCCGACTGGGCCAGGTCTACCCCTCGCTCGATGACTACCTGGAGAGCCGCCGCCAGACGCCCATCCACGATTGGAATCCCCTCTGGGAAGCCTATTATCGCTACGACGCCGAAGTCCATCCCGACGGAACCGTCACCTCGCGCGTCTCCAAAGCCGCCATTGACGAAGAAATCATCGTCAACGCCACCATCAACGCCGACGTGCTGCTGCCGCGCATCCAAGCGCCCACCCTCATCACCCGCGCCACTGTCGGCACGCTCGCGCCCGACCAGGGCTTCATCCTCACACCCGACGAAGCCGAGCGCGTGCGCAGCGCCATCCCCAACTGTCGCCTGGCCGACATCCCCGGCGTCAATCACTACACCATCACCCTCTCGGAAGTCTTCACCCGCGAGGCCCTGACCTTCATCGAAGGGTAG
- a CDS encoding MFS transporter — translation MSDVAPSTAGDLATPQRRIASYATFAFYVLFAINFLNYLDRFILTGASTVVAHELGFGLDGIGVLSGAFTVALTLSAIPFGIWADRASRKKVIATSVVIWSLATGFTALAANFFTLFLSRAVLGVGEGGYSPASNALLADYFSRAKRAKILSRLATALFIGLMAGIILGGAVSQIGPGSWRWGFVFTGVPGLLLAFLAWRIHEPRRNQADAEETDAAEIALEESAVSGEMIVPRKVLSQLGAILRIKTVLALIAMQIFAYAVLSASINFLPPLFQQKDSFGMTPTQAGLFTGLGVAIAAIPGALLGGYLSDVLNRRYPGARVLVCGLGFLVGAPSYLISVVVGVSTHNLYLYSVFFFITALLLNLYLGPGAAAIADVVPSALRASAVAISIFASNLLGNAFAPTLVGLLANALDPTGGQHFQHNLAGIELSLALAYTCPAALAIAGVIGVVGSRWVKGDLRRAQQAEAQMSGS, via the coding sequence ATGAGCGATGTGGCTCCATCTACCGCAGGCGATCTGGCGACGCCGCAGCGACGCATTGCCAGCTACGCGACTTTTGCCTTCTATGTCCTCTTTGCCATTAACTTCCTCAACTATCTGGATCGCTTTATCCTGACCGGCGCGTCTACTGTGGTGGCGCACGAACTCGGCTTTGGGCTGGACGGCATTGGTGTCCTTTCAGGGGCGTTTACGGTGGCGCTGACCCTGAGCGCGATCCCTTTTGGTATCTGGGCTGATCGGGCCAGTCGCAAGAAGGTGATTGCGACAAGCGTGGTGATCTGGAGCCTGGCAACCGGCTTCACGGCTCTGGCGGCCAATTTTTTCACGCTGTTTCTTTCGCGCGCGGTGCTGGGCGTTGGGGAGGGCGGCTATTCGCCCGCGAGCAACGCGCTGCTGGCGGATTATTTTAGCCGCGCAAAGCGCGCCAAAATCCTGAGCCGACTGGCGACGGCGTTGTTTATCGGGCTGATGGCTGGCATTATCCTGGGCGGGGCTGTGTCGCAGATTGGGCCTGGATCGTGGCGCTGGGGCTTTGTCTTTACGGGTGTTCCGGGGCTGCTGCTGGCGTTTCTGGCCTGGCGCATCCACGAGCCACGCCGCAATCAGGCCGATGCGGAGGAGACCGACGCGGCAGAGATTGCGCTGGAAGAGTCGGCAGTTTCCGGCGAGATGATTGTGCCGCGCAAGGTGCTTTCGCAGCTGGGGGCTATCCTGCGCATCAAGACGGTGCTGGCGCTAATTGCGATGCAGATTTTTGCGTATGCGGTGTTGTCTGCGAGCATCAATTTTCTGCCGCCGCTCTTCCAGCAAAAAGATTCCTTTGGTATGACGCCGACACAGGCGGGCCTTTTTACCGGCCTGGGCGTGGCGATAGCGGCGATCCCCGGCGCGCTTCTGGGCGGCTACCTTTCGGATGTGCTCAACCGGCGCTATCCGGGGGCGCGCGTGCTGGTCTGCGGTCTGGGTTTCCTGGTGGGCGCGCCGTCGTATCTGATTTCGGTGGTGGTGGGTGTCTCGACGCATAACCTCTATCTGTACAGCGTTTTCTTCTTCATCACCGCGCTGCTGCTGAACCTGTATCTTGGCCCTGGCGCGGCGGCCATTGCCGATGTGGTGCCGTCGGCGCTGCGGGCGTCGGCGGTGGCGATCTCGATCTTTGCGAGCAACCTGCTGGGCAACGCCTTTGCGCCGACGCTGGTTGGCTTGTTGGCAAACGCGCTTGATCCCACTGGGGGCCAGCACTTTCAGCACAACCTGGCGGGTATCGAACTCAGCCTGGCCCTGGCCTACACCTGTCCGGCGGCGCTGGCTATCGCGGGCGTGATTGGCGTCGTGGGGTCGCGCTGGGTGAAGGGCGATCTGCGGCGGGCGCAGCAGGCCGAGGCGCAGATGAGCGGGTCATGA